A genomic region of Bdellovibrionales bacterium contains the following coding sequences:
- a CDS encoding 2-oxo acid dehydrogenase subunit E2 — protein sequence MAIQEVKLPDIGEGVTEGELVKWLVKSGDRVAADQPVAEVLTDKATVEIPTPIAGVVKMLLRKEGDIIPIETAMLSLETGEIGDVKKVSSESPDPKTSHVSSQSLSVSPVGQSLNVATGSVKSRGELPLSALSASPDIYPPVADFRTLATPGTRRLARESGVDINNISGSGQLGRVTREDVIKAKNMTSGVGATLAGRPTVVGHVKESNLQRPSYQGPVGASEERISLRGIRKKIAENLQLAKQIVPHFTLMEEVDVTELVRFREQAKSVGDKVGVKVTYLPFVMKALIATIRKYPMFNASIDDAASEVVYKNYFNIGFAADTPNGLLVPVIKNANQKTILDLSREITELAGQARDGKLPLESMKGATITITNIGSVGGVYATPIINHPEVAILGMYKISDRPLWKNNQWVPAKFMNYTITCDHRLIDGAVAANFMRDFASRIESPSQLMLEMI from the coding sequence ATGGCGATTCAAGAAGTGAAGTTACCGGACATTGGAGAGGGCGTGACGGAAGGGGAATTGGTAAAGTGGCTTGTGAAATCGGGGGATCGGGTCGCTGCCGACCAACCGGTTGCTGAAGTACTCACTGACAAGGCAACTGTCGAAATTCCGACTCCGATTGCAGGAGTTGTAAAAATGCTTCTTCGCAAAGAGGGGGATATTATTCCGATAGAAACGGCTATGTTGTCTTTGGAAACGGGAGAAATTGGTGATGTTAAGAAGGTGTCATCGGAATCGCCAGATCCTAAAACCTCACATGTTTCATCTCAATCGCTTTCGGTTTCTCCAGTTGGTCAGAGTTTGAATGTCGCAACTGGTTCGGTCAAATCTCGAGGTGAACTGCCTCTATCAGCTCTCAGTGCATCGCCCGATATTTATCCTCCTGTGGCTGATTTCAGAACTTTGGCTACCCCGGGAACTCGCCGTCTGGCCCGTGAATCGGGAGTCGATATCAATAACATCAGTGGTTCTGGTCAACTGGGGCGAGTGACGAGAGAAGATGTGATAAAAGCCAAGAACATGACGAGTGGAGTCGGTGCTACTTTAGCAGGACGTCCGACGGTCGTAGGGCATGTCAAAGAGTCAAACCTTCAGCGGCCTTCTTACCAGGGGCCTGTCGGAGCTTCAGAAGAGCGTATTTCATTGCGCGGAATTCGTAAGAAAATAGCGGAGAATCTGCAATTGGCTAAACAGATAGTCCCCCATTTTACCTTAATGGAGGAGGTCGACGTCACTGAACTCGTCAGATTTCGGGAGCAGGCTAAATCTGTTGGCGACAAGGTCGGGGTGAAGGTCACGTATTTGCCCTTTGTCATGAAGGCCTTGATAGCGACCATTCGTAAATACCCAATGTTTAATGCTTCGATTGACGATGCCGCTTCTGAAGTTGTCTATAAAAATTATTTTAATATCGGATTTGCAGCTGATACGCCAAATGGCCTGCTGGTTCCGGTTATTAAAAATGCCAATCAGAAGACAATTTTGGATCTCAGTCGGGAAATTACAGAATTGGCAGGTCAGGCTCGTGATGGAAAGTTGCCACTTGAGTCGATGAAGGGTGCAACAATTACGATAACTAATATTGGAAGTGTTGGTGGTGTTTATGCGACGCCGATAATTAATCATCCCGAAGTAGCCATTTTGGGAATGTATAAAATCTCTGATCGACCTCTTTGGAAGAATAATCAATGGGTGCCCGCCAAGTTCATGAATTATACAATTACTTGCGACCATCGTTTAATTGATGGGGCCGTTGCGGCAAATTTTATGAGGGATTTTGCTTCAAGAATCGAGAGCCCGTCACAGTTAATGTTAGAGATGATTTGA
- the lipA gene encoding lipoyl synthase: protein MLHNSPSGELSPKEGQPKPAWLKVRAPGGENYLAIKELLGTLNLPTVCQQARCPNMGECWSGGTATFMLLGEVCTRGCRFCAVKTGNPRGALDEDEPEKVGYAISQMGLKYVVLTSVDRDDLPDEGSGHFARTVSVIKENCPDLIVEVLTPDFRGCSSHIEKIVRAGPNIFAHNLETVERLQRPVRDPRAGYSQSLKVLELAKELDSGCHTKSSLMLGLGEREEEIMKTLRDLRAVDCDVVTFGQYLQPTKRHLRVEKFYRPEEFQFWKKTAEELGFLYVASGPLVRSSYRAGEFFMRGMIEKRRRKEAEALGIERNEK from the coding sequence ATGCTGCACAACTCTCCGAGCGGAGAGTTATCGCCGAAGGAGGGCCAACCTAAGCCAGCTTGGCTAAAAGTTCGAGCTCCAGGCGGCGAAAACTATCTTGCCATCAAAGAATTGCTTGGCACTTTGAACCTTCCGACGGTTTGTCAGCAGGCTCGGTGTCCAAACATGGGAGAATGTTGGAGTGGAGGAACAGCGACTTTTATGCTATTGGGTGAGGTTTGTACTCGCGGGTGTCGCTTTTGTGCTGTTAAGACTGGTAATCCTCGGGGAGCACTTGATGAGGATGAACCTGAAAAAGTAGGCTACGCAATAAGTCAAATGGGACTTAAATATGTGGTTTTAACCAGCGTAGATCGCGATGATTTGCCAGATGAAGGCTCCGGTCACTTTGCACGGACAGTCAGCGTTATTAAGGAAAATTGTCCTGATCTAATTGTCGAGGTTCTGACACCTGATTTTCGTGGCTGCTCCTCACATATCGAGAAAATAGTGCGAGCCGGGCCAAATATTTTTGCCCACAATCTGGAAACCGTCGAGCGATTGCAGCGTCCCGTTCGAGATCCGCGAGCAGGTTATTCTCAGTCTCTCAAAGTTTTGGAGCTGGCTAAGGAGCTAGATTCAGGATGCCACACAAAATCTTCGCTTATGTTGGGCTTGGGTGAGCGGGAGGAAGAGATCATGAAGACGCTTCGTGATCTTCGTGCCGTTGATTGTGATGTCGTTACATTTGGCCAGTATCTTCAGCCAACGAAAAGACATTTGCGAGTGGAAAAATTCTATCGGCCAGAAGAGTTTCAGTTTTGGAAAAAGACTGCCGAGGAGCTTGGCTTTTTATACGTTGCAAGCGGTCCTTTGGTGAGAAGCTCTTATCGAGCGGGTGAGTTTTTTATGCGTGGAATGATTGAGAAGCGGCGCCGAAAGGAGGCTGAGGCTCTTGGTATTGAACGCAATGAAAAGTGA
- a CDS encoding DNA/RNA nuclease SfsA — protein MKFQGLLKNGKLLKRYKRFFADVQLSDSSIVTAHVPNTGSLIGCLAPGNPCRLTYLDSPKRKLKYTLQMIKTSASWVGINTGLSNHLVWEAFSTRAIPHWKGMEFGQREVKISRDSRIDLVLWKNNFAPSSPEQRLSIADFENQKFHFVEIKNVTLARGKQAQFPDAQTERGRKHLRELMTLLAKGHSAEIFFTVQREDCDLFCPALDIDPEYARLLAQAIDKGLVVTAVPCILLAEGIELNPSRPLKIQISPFPKDKGEI, from the coding sequence ATGAAATTCCAGGGTTTGTTAAAAAATGGCAAATTGTTAAAACGCTATAAAAGATTTTTCGCTGACGTTCAGCTTTCTGATTCGTCCATCGTCACCGCTCATGTTCCAAATACAGGCAGTCTGATCGGTTGCCTGGCCCCAGGAAATCCATGCCGATTGACTTACCTGGACAGTCCCAAACGAAAGCTCAAATACACGTTGCAAATGATCAAGACCTCCGCCAGCTGGGTCGGAATAAACACAGGTCTTAGCAACCATTTAGTGTGGGAGGCCTTTTCAACTCGTGCTATTCCTCATTGGAAAGGGATGGAATTCGGCCAGCGTGAAGTGAAAATCAGCCGCGATTCCAGAATTGACTTAGTTCTATGGAAAAATAACTTCGCGCCCTCGTCTCCCGAGCAACGCTTGTCCATCGCAGATTTTGAGAATCAAAAATTTCATTTTGTCGAAATCAAAAATGTCACGCTTGCTCGAGGTAAACAGGCACAATTCCCCGACGCCCAAACAGAAAGGGGACGCAAGCATTTGAGGGAACTCATGACCCTACTGGCAAAAGGCCACTCCGCCGAAATTTTCTTTACTGTGCAAAGAGAAGACTGCGATCTATTTTGTCCTGCCTTAGACATTGATCCAGAATATGCCAGGCTTCTCGCTCAGGCCATAGACAAGGGTCTGGTCGTGACAGCAGTCCCATGCATCTTGCTCGCAGAAGGCATTGAGCTGAATCCATCCCGACCTCTAAAAATACAAATCTCCCCCTTTCCGAAAGACAAGGGGGAGATTTAA
- a CDS encoding thioredoxin domain-containing protein: protein MAKHSPLTRSRPLRSFVYLSLSLAVAAIGFGCSPSPSELKKVVENNPDIVFGAIEKHPDKFIEVVNKAAREAQSKARENEAKAEQTRMEEEFKNPKVPTISDSRVVFGTKGAPITIIEYSDFQCPYCSKGYETVKKVLQEYAGKVQVIYKHLPLDFHPLAEPAAKYFEAIALQDKSKAEKFHDAIFSNQKGLSEGKEGFLEKTAKSVGVDMGKLKKDLTSESIKEVIRADMEEARKFDFSGTPGFLVNGVSLKGAYPFEEFKKIIDRQLESKK, encoded by the coding sequence ATGGCTAAACATTCACCATTAACTAGGAGTCGTCCCTTGAGAAGTTTTGTCTACCTCTCTTTAAGTCTTGCCGTTGCGGCCATTGGTTTTGGCTGTTCCCCCTCTCCATCCGAGCTCAAAAAGGTGGTGGAAAATAATCCGGATATCGTTTTCGGAGCCATTGAGAAGCATCCTGACAAGTTTATCGAAGTGGTGAATAAGGCCGCTCGTGAGGCCCAATCAAAGGCGAGAGAAAATGAAGCAAAAGCTGAGCAGACTCGAATGGAAGAGGAGTTTAAGAACCCAAAAGTTCCGACAATATCCGATAGTCGTGTGGTTTTTGGGACGAAAGGTGCTCCAATTACTATCATTGAATACTCTGATTTCCAGTGTCCATACTGTTCTAAAGGATATGAAACGGTAAAAAAGGTGTTGCAGGAGTATGCTGGGAAGGTTCAGGTCATCTACAAACACCTGCCTCTGGATTTTCACCCCCTTGCAGAGCCTGCTGCTAAGTATTTTGAAGCCATTGCCCTTCAAGACAAGTCTAAAGCCGAAAAATTTCATGATGCTATTTTTAGCAATCAAAAGGGGCTAAGCGAAGGCAAGGAAGGCTTTCTTGAAAAAACAGCGAAATCCGTTGGTGTGGATATGGGTAAATTGAAGAAAGATCTTACGAGTGAGAGCATAAAGGAAGTTATCCGTGCAGACATGGAGGAAGCAAGAAAATTTGATTTCTCGGGAACTCCGGGCTTCCTCGTAAATGGCGTATCTCTCAAAGGGGCCTATCCATTTGAAGAATTCAAAAAGATCATCGATCGGCAGCTTGAGAGTAAAAAGTAG
- the pssA gene encoding CDP-diacylglycerol--serine O-phosphatidyltransferase, protein MNQPQRPFNRLNQGTKRLRRRLTMHIYVLPNLLTTMNMFFGFYGIVHAIKGNFAHAAYAIVAAAVFDLLDGRVARLTHSTSKFGAEYDSLCDLVSFGIAPAILLFLWSLQPFGRVGWLASFFFVACGALRLARFNVQQNIIEKSYFQGLPIPMAAGIVASSVMALQDLEILAYRNHWILAMTFLLGFVMVSTFRYRSFKDIELKRRLPFAYLVLGVFILALIAIRPEVMLFVLFLTYAILGAVFGVLRLGRPLKKTEASFEGDEESESAHAVHEDDLHEEIEEGT, encoded by the coding sequence ATGAATCAACCACAGCGTCCTTTTAATCGTTTGAATCAAGGGACAAAGCGTCTTCGTCGGCGACTTACAATGCACATCTATGTGCTACCAAATCTTCTGACGACCATGAATATGTTTTTTGGCTTTTACGGCATCGTTCATGCTATCAAGGGAAATTTCGCTCACGCAGCATATGCTATTGTCGCTGCTGCAGTTTTCGATCTTCTTGATGGAAGAGTCGCTCGACTCACGCATTCGACTAGCAAATTCGGGGCCGAATATGACTCCCTTTGCGATCTTGTCAGTTTTGGAATTGCTCCCGCTATTCTTCTGTTTTTATGGTCCCTTCAGCCCTTTGGACGGGTTGGATGGCTAGCCAGCTTTTTCTTCGTCGCCTGTGGAGCTCTGAGATTGGCTCGATTCAATGTTCAACAAAATATCATTGAGAAATCCTATTTTCAGGGTCTTCCAATACCGATGGCCGCCGGAATCGTTGCCAGCTCCGTTATGGCCCTTCAGGACCTTGAGATCCTCGCCTACCGTAATCATTGGATTTTAGCTATGACTTTCCTGCTCGGATTCGTGATGGTCTCTACCTTTAGGTACCGAAGTTTTAAAGACATCGAATTGAAGCGAAGGTTGCCTTTTGCTTACTTGGTTCTCGGAGTGTTTATTCTTGCGCTCATCGCAATAAGGCCTGAAGTGATGTTGTTTGTCTTGTTTTTGACTTACGCCATACTCGGCGCCGTTTTCGGGGTATTGCGGCTTGGTCGGCCCCTCAAAAAAACAGAAGCCTCTTTTGAAGGTGACGAAGAGAGCGAGAGTGCACATGCTGTTCATGAAGATGACCTTCACGAAGAAATTGAGGAGGGCACATGA
- a CDS encoding aspartate-semialdehyde dehydrogenase, which produces MSLNVGVIGATGMVGEEFLRLIEQRRFPVKNLKLFASKESKGRQVGCLGKNWTIETLENGCFEGLDLAFFSSGDEISKEWGPRAVSEGAFAIDNSAAFRMDPNVHLIVPEINGDLLSSSSSPTLIANPNCSTIQLVMALAPLQKDFGISQIKVATYQSVSGAGKAARDELLAQLKSELSSDSNTEISTPHIPQVFAHPIAFNCLPHIGGFDNTGFSSEELKIIKETKKILRDPRLSVSAFTVRVPTLNGHSEVAWVKLNKSVERDDLLRSWSHLSAVEILDNPQEAVYPTTRQASGHDPVYIGRIHRDFDDPLTWVMWIVADNLRVGAALNGIRIAEKIFRL; this is translated from the coding sequence ATGAGTTTAAACGTAGGAGTCATTGGTGCAACTGGGATGGTTGGGGAGGAATTTCTTCGACTGATTGAACAGCGCCGCTTTCCTGTTAAGAATCTCAAGCTCTTCGCAAGCAAGGAAAGCAAGGGGAGGCAAGTCGGGTGTCTCGGTAAAAATTGGACAATTGAAACTTTGGAGAACGGTTGCTTTGAAGGTTTGGATTTGGCCTTCTTTTCGTCTGGGGATGAAATTAGCAAGGAGTGGGGGCCGCGGGCCGTATCTGAAGGAGCCTTTGCCATTGATAATTCGGCGGCCTTTCGGATGGACCCAAATGTTCATCTGATCGTTCCCGAAATCAATGGAGATCTGCTTTCCTCCTCCAGCTCACCCACCCTGATTGCCAACCCGAACTGCTCAACGATTCAACTGGTCATGGCCCTTGCGCCCCTGCAGAAGGACTTTGGAATCTCTCAAATCAAAGTGGCCACCTACCAGTCTGTCAGTGGAGCAGGAAAGGCGGCGCGCGATGAGCTCCTCGCACAGCTCAAGTCAGAATTGAGTTCTGATTCAAACACTGAAATAAGCACTCCCCATATCCCTCAGGTTTTTGCACATCCTATTGCGTTTAACTGCCTACCTCACATCGGTGGCTTCGATAACACCGGGTTTTCGAGTGAGGAGCTAAAAATTATCAAAGAGACAAAAAAAATATTAAGAGACCCTCGGCTCAGCGTCAGTGCTTTTACAGTGAGGGTTCCCACTCTCAACGGACATTCTGAGGTAGCTTGGGTTAAGCTGAACAAAAGTGTCGAGAGGGACGACCTTTTAAGATCCTGGTCCCATCTTTCCGCAGTTGAAATTCTCGATAATCCCCAGGAGGCTGTGTATCCTACGACTCGGCAGGCTTCGGGTCATGACCCCGTTTATATTGGACGAATTCACCGTGATTTCGACGATCCACTGACTTGGGTGATGTGGATTGTGGCCGATAATCTTCGCGTGGGCGCTGCCCTTAATGGTATCCGAATCGCCGAGAAAATTTTTAGACTCTGA
- the truA gene encoding tRNA pseudouridine(38-40) synthase TruA, translated as MCPEVNANLEPPHRIRLLISYDGTDFGGWQKQPRGKPTIQGSLEEVFTQLFDEPVKVIGSGRTDSGVHAIGQVAHLVTTKNPRRYKLLRAANSLLPSGIVVRQAWEAPREFHAMASATHKTYRYWILNRPFPSALRGRYVSWFPRPLHLEYLQSCARFIEGTHDFASFQTAGSDITETTRHIRSAQWGSKGSELLYFSITGEGFLKQMVRNLVGTMTDLYYAGRPATDMKSILELRDRRMALGTAQPEGLRLCEVFYLPDLDNKCRTL; from the coding sequence ATGTGTCCGGAAGTGAACGCCAATCTTGAGCCACCACATAGAATTCGACTTCTGATTTCTTATGATGGAACTGATTTTGGCGGCTGGCAAAAGCAACCGAGAGGCAAACCAACAATACAAGGCTCTCTCGAGGAAGTTTTCACTCAACTCTTTGATGAGCCTGTCAAGGTGATTGGGTCTGGACGTACGGATTCCGGAGTTCATGCAATAGGGCAGGTTGCGCATCTCGTTACGACAAAAAACCCAAGGCGCTACAAGCTCTTGAGAGCCGCAAATAGCCTTCTTCCTTCCGGGATTGTTGTTCGCCAGGCTTGGGAAGCCCCGAGAGAATTTCACGCGATGGCTTCGGCCACTCATAAGACCTACCGCTATTGGATCCTCAACCGACCTTTCCCTTCGGCGCTGCGTGGTCGCTACGTCAGTTGGTTCCCTAGACCCCTTCATCTGGAATACCTTCAGAGCTGTGCGCGGTTCATCGAAGGGACCCATGATTTTGCCAGCTTTCAAACTGCGGGCTCTGATATCACAGAGACTACACGCCATATCAGAAGCGCGCAATGGGGCTCCAAAGGTTCAGAATTACTGTATTTTTCAATAACTGGGGAGGGATTTCTCAAGCAGATGGTGAGAAATCTTGTGGGAACCATGACAGATCTCTATTACGCCGGCAGACCAGCAACAGACATGAAATCGATTCTGGAACTAAGGGATCGCCGGATGGCCTTGGGGACGGCGCAACCAGAAGGACTTCGCCTTTGCGAGGTCTTCTATCTGCCGGACCTTGACAACAAGTGCCGAACCCTTTAA
- the rpsI gene encoding 30S ribosomal protein S9, producing MANDKVFYATGRRKTSAARVFLKPGTGKITINGKLANEYLTTASGKAAIQVPFSTTDTSGRFDAFVTVKGGGPTGQSEAIRHGLSRALLVADEALRGVLKKAGLLTRDSRKVERKKYGLHGARRRPQYSKR from the coding sequence ATGGCTAACGACAAAGTTTTTTACGCAACGGGTAGAAGAAAAACGAGCGCGGCTCGCGTTTTCCTCAAACCTGGAACCGGTAAGATCACAATCAATGGCAAATTGGCCAATGAATACTTAACGACGGCTTCAGGCAAGGCTGCCATTCAAGTCCCTTTCAGTACAACTGATACGAGTGGAAGGTTTGACGCTTTTGTTACGGTCAAGGGAGGCGGTCCTACGGGACAGTCTGAGGCCATTCGTCACGGACTCTCAAGAGCTCTTCTCGTCGCAGACGAAGCCTTGCGCGGTGTTTTAAAAAAGGCGGGTCTTCTCACGCGAGATTCTCGGAAGGTTGAACGAAAGAAGTACGGTCTGCACGGAGCGAGACGTCGTCCTCAGTACTCAAAGCGTTAA
- a CDS encoding M23 family metallopeptidase, whose product MEKKSFTILLTSNRRGRTQSLTISAAWLKAIVFLFGVLMVTFGAATVDYFGLLLEAGENKILRAENVQIKRQFQIVESKIGSLENSLERVKSYSTKLRLITSIEDEDRTVKLAVGSEPKAGQSVSEYNEAVQDRGPASEFLVKDSIFMDKPPLDESSGEVTALNQKDYAKLSIRIDRAVKETQLRELGVLQLWESLSERQSLLNATPSIKPSSGWFTSRFGYRIDPFTGKPVMHAGLDIAGPPGTSIVAPADGVVSFVGYESGYGKLVSIDHGYGVVTRFAHNSQIFVEAGQKIKRRDIISAIGSTGRSSGPHCHYEVRVHGVPVDPINYILDE is encoded by the coding sequence ATGGAAAAAAAATCATTCACAATACTTTTAACGAGTAACCGCCGGGGTCGAACTCAATCACTCACAATCTCTGCGGCTTGGCTCAAGGCGATTGTTTTTTTGTTCGGAGTCCTGATGGTCACTTTTGGGGCCGCCACGGTGGATTACTTTGGTTTGCTCCTTGAAGCCGGAGAGAACAAGATTCTAAGGGCGGAGAATGTTCAGATAAAGCGGCAGTTTCAGATTGTTGAGAGTAAAATTGGATCACTGGAGAACAGTCTCGAGCGGGTGAAAAGTTACTCTACGAAACTTAGGCTGATTACCAGCATTGAGGATGAGGATAGAACCGTGAAATTGGCTGTCGGGTCTGAGCCGAAGGCTGGGCAGTCCGTATCTGAATACAATGAAGCTGTCCAGGATCGTGGGCCGGCCTCAGAGTTTTTAGTGAAGGATTCCATATTTATGGACAAGCCGCCTCTCGACGAATCGAGCGGGGAGGTGACAGCACTAAATCAAAAGGATTACGCCAAACTTTCCATCCGAATTGACCGGGCGGTCAAAGAGACTCAGCTTCGCGAGTTAGGAGTACTACAGTTATGGGAATCTCTTTCTGAGAGACAAAGTCTCTTAAACGCAACACCAAGTATCAAACCCTCTTCGGGTTGGTTCACCTCCCGGTTTGGCTATCGTATTGATCCATTTACCGGGAAGCCCGTCATGCACGCGGGGCTTGATATTGCTGGTCCACCTGGAACTTCCATTGTTGCGCCGGCGGATGGGGTCGTTTCATTTGTGGGTTACGAATCGGGTTACGGAAAACTCGTTTCTATTGACCACGGCTATGGCGTTGTCACCCGTTTCGCTCATAATTCCCAAATTTTTGTGGAGGCGGGGCAAAAAATAAAACGTCGCGATATCATTTCAGCGATAGGCTCCACGGGCCGGTCTTCTGGACCTCATTGTCACTATGAAGTTCGAGTTCACGGAGTTCCTGTGGATCCGATCAATTACATTCTGGACGAATGA
- a CDS encoding Stp1/IreP family PP2C-type Ser/Thr phosphatase yields the protein MEFDVWAKTDVGLKREINQDTILVDPELHLFIVADGMGGHKGGEVASALAVETVQEVIRSRLQAKGRINPREVIAEAFRTSSARIHSKSTRENPELMGMGTTMVMLWGYNDKVYVGNVGDSRAYIYRDPFLWQLTEDHSLINEQIKAGVINENDAPHVIGRNVITRSVGYENDVVADIVVRDFHPGEFYLLCSDGLSGLVPDLRINELCQKNDPSEVVSRCIEKAKSAGGDDNVSVIFIRTRQ from the coding sequence ATGGAATTCGATGTGTGGGCAAAGACCGATGTCGGCCTAAAAAGAGAAATAAACCAGGATACTATCTTGGTCGATCCCGAGCTTCATCTTTTCATTGTGGCGGACGGTATGGGCGGTCATAAGGGTGGCGAAGTGGCCTCTGCTTTGGCTGTCGAAACAGTTCAGGAAGTTATTCGCAGTCGGTTGCAAGCAAAAGGCAGAATTAATCCGAGAGAGGTGATTGCTGAAGCCTTTCGAACTTCTAGTGCGCGAATTCATAGCAAAAGCACTCGAGAAAATCCTGAGCTTATGGGAATGGGAACAACGATGGTGATGCTTTGGGGGTACAACGACAAAGTCTATGTTGGAAATGTCGGAGATTCGAGAGCTTATATTTATCGGGATCCGTTTCTTTGGCAACTGACGGAGGATCATTCCCTGATCAACGAACAGATTAAGGCGGGAGTGATAAATGAGAATGATGCACCTCATGTGATTGGTCGCAACGTCATTACACGCAGCGTGGGATATGAAAATGATGTGGTGGCAGATATTGTGGTCAGAGATTTTCATCCCGGAGAATTTTATTTACTCTGTTCGGACGGTCTCTCCGGTTTGGTTCCTGACCTTCGCATCAACGAGTTATGTCAGAAAAATGATCCCTCCGAGGTTGTATCGCGATGCATTGAAAAGGCAAAATCGGCTGGCGGCGACGACAATGTTTCTGTCATATTCATACGGACGCGCCAATGA
- a CDS encoding energy transducer TonB codes for MAGKLRKSLIAFILFSFLLHLFLWKGLNLFRSQKNESHRSKVEVVILDKSEQKPRPPTKDSLSQQIVEQNKQPLNDELPDQARFLSQHNQSVQEETRAQATGKFSNLAQPGTPQPGDTEVEKREEITKNHKRSKGGHLPDLSALKPDFSLTPDLRVTPPELPPGRPSQTDDYLKDTKLGIQTLLSTKEFVYYSYYNRIKEKIRQHWEPTIRENVRMAIRRGRSIASTRDRVTRVLITLDKDGTLLQVQVLGESGIVELDDAAVQAFKEAAPFPNPPQGMVEQDGYIRIRWDFILEASFHYRLQHELEELKEEDFA; via the coding sequence ATGGCCGGTAAACTCCGCAAATCTTTGATTGCATTTATTCTCTTTTCATTTCTATTGCACCTCTTCCTTTGGAAAGGATTAAATCTTTTTCGCTCTCAAAAAAACGAATCTCACCGATCTAAAGTCGAGGTCGTGATCCTTGATAAATCTGAGCAAAAACCCAGGCCCCCCACAAAAGATAGCCTTTCGCAACAAATCGTTGAGCAGAACAAGCAGCCACTCAATGATGAACTTCCTGACCAGGCCCGATTTTTGAGCCAACACAATCAAAGTGTTCAAGAGGAAACGCGTGCCCAGGCAACTGGTAAGTTCTCAAATTTGGCACAACCGGGAACGCCGCAACCAGGCGATACAGAGGTTGAGAAAAGGGAAGAAATCACCAAAAACCACAAGAGATCGAAGGGCGGCCATCTCCCAGATCTTTCTGCCCTCAAACCAGACTTTAGCCTCACTCCGGACCTCAGGGTCACCCCACCAGAGTTGCCCCCGGGACGCCCCAGTCAAACGGACGACTACCTGAAAGATACAAAGCTTGGCATCCAAACCCTCCTGAGCACCAAGGAATTTGTCTATTATTCCTACTATAATCGAATCAAAGAGAAAATCAGGCAACACTGGGAACCCACGATTCGGGAAAACGTGAGAATGGCCATTCGAAGGGGACGCTCAATTGCCTCGACCCGGGATCGGGTGACACGGGTTCTCATTACCCTGGACAAAGACGGGACCTTGCTCCAGGTTCAGGTCCTAGGAGAAAGTGGTATCGTAGAGCTTGATGATGCTGCAGTTCAGGCGTTTAAGGAAGCTGCTCCTTTTCCTAATCCCCCCCAAGGAATGGTCGAACAGGACGGCTACATCAGGATTCGATGGGATTTTATTTTGGAGGCCAGCTTTCACTATCGCCTTCAACATGAATTGGAAGAACTCAAAGAAGAGGACTTTGCGTGA
- a CDS encoding nucleotidyltransferase family protein, whose protein sequence is MNILLLAGDSNSFDKSPTQALLQIEGQYLIDRQIRALNQCGFNVLVVLNQGNCENILRQSKEISSSELIFDPNPDSDFFSLLISGCHAVSERCFVLPLHTISPSGEAYSRLERHFFTNSDSFQCHLIRPFAPVRGEMVPRFPFLLTRQGISLFRYERKFTSLDDRRIVWSPVPILSEEMIGILEIHQ, encoded by the coding sequence GTGAACATCTTACTACTTGCGGGAGATAGTAATAGCTTTGATAAATCTCCCACACAGGCTCTTTTACAGATAGAAGGGCAATATCTCATAGACCGCCAAATAAGGGCACTTAACCAATGTGGCTTTAACGTCTTGGTGGTACTTAACCAAGGAAACTGCGAAAATATTTTGCGACAATCAAAGGAAATTTCTTCCTCCGAACTTATCTTCGATCCAAACCCAGATTCAGATTTCTTTTCCCTTTTGATTTCCGGATGCCACGCGGTCAGCGAGAGATGCTTTGTCTTGCCCCTCCATACAATAAGTCCCTCAGGGGAAGCCTATTCTCGTCTTGAGCGACACTTCTTTACAAATTCCGACAGTTTTCAGTGCCACCTCATCCGACCCTTCGCCCCCGTTCGAGGAGAAATGGTTCCTCGATTTCCCTTTTTATTGACAAGGCAGGGGATTTCACTTTTTCGCTATGAGCGAAAATTCACAAGTCTTGATGATCGCCGCATCGTGTGGTCACCCGTTCCTATATTATCTGAAGAGATGATCGGCATTTTGGAGATCCATCAATAA